A window of the Hordeum vulgare subsp. vulgare chromosome 5H, MorexV3_pseudomolecules_assembly, whole genome shotgun sequence genome harbors these coding sequences:
- the LOC123395668 gene encoding fasciclin-like arabinogalactan protein 2 — translation MAGSRQSILLAFAIGAMVAALLASPAAAKSYNITKILAAHPEFSKFNAMLSKTRLAYDINRRQTITVLALDNSAMAALDHYTLPTVRHILSLHVLVDYYGNKKLKTLSRGATASASMFQSTGTASGMSGYVNITSHKGGKVEFVSVDADDTVKPSRYVKSIKEIPYDISVLQIGSVLSSSEAEAPVPPPAPVDLVELLSKKHCKSFAGLISGNADVFRTYNETKDNGLTIFCPVDAAVAAFMPKYKNLTAKAKTAILLYHGVSDYFSLQLLKSNNGMVSTLATTSEIKKDYSYDVQNEDEEVTLVTKVVTSTITATVGDSEPLAVYAVSKFLQPKELFKVVQAPAPAPSKKGKTQDDSDDSSSDDEDSDDATTDKGDAAPSVYGRWATAAATVGAVLALMG, via the exons ATGGCGGGAAGCCGGCAGTCCATCCTCCTGGCCTTCGCCATCGGGGCAATGGTGGCGGCGCTGCTGGCTTCCCCGGCGGCCGCCAAGAGCTACAACATCACCAAGATCCTGGCGGCGCACCCGGAGTTTTCCAAGTTCAACGCGATGCTGAGCAAGACACGGCTCGCGTACGACATCAACCGGCGCCAGACCATCACCGTGCTGGCCTTGGACAACTCGGCCATGGCGGCGTTGGACCACTACACGCTGCCAACCGTCCGCCACATCCTCTCCCTGCACGTCCTCGTTGACTACTACGGCAACAAGAAGCTCAAAACGCTCTCGCGCGGCGCCACCGCCTCCGCATCCATGTTCCAG TCCACCGGGACGGCGTCGGGCATGTCGGGCTACGTGAACATCACGTCCCACAAGGGCGGCAAGGTGGAGTTCGTCAGCGTGGACGCCGACGACACCGTCAAGCCTTCCCGGTACGTCAAGTCCATCAAGGAGATCCCCTACGACATCTCGGTGCTCCAGATCGGCTCTGTCCTCTCCTCCTCCGAGGCCGAGGCGCCTGTCCCGCCGCCGGCCCCCGTCGACCTCGTCGAGCTCCTCTCCAAGAAGCACTGCAAGTCGTTCGCCGGGCTCATCTCCGGCAACGCCGACGTGTTCCGCACGTACAACGAGACCAAGGACAACGGCCTCACTATCTTCTGCCCCGTCGACGCCGCCGTGGCCGCCTTCATGCCCAAGTACAAGAACCTGACGGCCAAGGCCAAAACGGCCATCCTGCTCTACCACGGTGTGTCGGACTACTTCTCGCTGCAGCTGCTCAAGTCCAACAACGGCATGGTCTCCACCCTCGCCACCACCAGTGAGATCAAGAAAGACTACAGCTACGACGTGCAGAACGAGGACGAGGAGGTCACCCTGGTGACCAAGGTCGTTAcctccaccatcaccgccaccgtCGGCGACAGCGAGCCGCTCGCCGTCTACGCCGTGTCCAAGTTCTTGCAGCCAAAGGAGCTGTTCAAGGTCGTCCAGGCGCCGGCGCCCGCCCCGTCAAAGAAGGGTAAGACTCAGGACGACAGCGATGACTCTTCATCTGATGACGAAGATTCCGATGATGCCACAACTGATAAGGGCGATGCCGCACCATCGGTATACGGGAGATGGGCGACCGCGGCAGCGACGGTGGGAGCGGTGCTGGCGTTGATGGGCTAA